A window of Pseudomonas monteilii contains these coding sequences:
- a CDS encoding aromatic ring-opening dioxygenase LigA: MGYTRLLMFCTALALFPAWATACPDWPRPRAQAEIQRLRDTLAQWDDQYHRLGQTPVADTLYDQSRQRLAQLARCFDIDVRDAPLASARGPMAHPVPHTGVDKLADEAAVRQWLQGKQEVWIQPKVDGVAVTLVYRHGRLTRLISRGDGRQGHDWSRHLPHLSALPQHLPEPLDLVLQSELYTYLPDHVQAHAGSLNARGRVAGLMARRQMTDAEGSHLRLFVWEWPEGPETQAERQARLAALGFIDSARYSLPVSDLAQAAHWRDRWYRSPLPFATDGVILRQGVRPPAARWQPGTSHWVAAWKHPIAQALAEVRAVDFRIGRTGRITPVLQVAPVTLDDRRVTQVSVGSLARWQRLDIRPGDQVAIGLAGLTIPRLDDVVHRSTERIPLSVPDPAQHHPLSCWQASPPCREQFLARLVWMTGRQGLDLPGMGRGTWSTLIEHGQVTSLADWLSLDRDTLLSVPGISATRADRVLAALAKAKAQPFERWLRALGVPAPTALPLASDWQRLAAQTPAQWRANPGVSEARARQLHAFFNDEQVAGLAAQLKAQAIEGF, encoded by the coding sequence ATGGGATACACCCGACTGCTGATGTTCTGTACAGCGCTTGCGCTCTTCCCCGCCTGGGCCACGGCCTGTCCGGACTGGCCGAGGCCACGGGCGCAGGCCGAGATCCAACGGCTGCGCGACACCCTCGCGCAGTGGGACGACCAGTACCATCGGCTGGGCCAGACGCCGGTGGCCGACACGCTCTACGACCAGAGCCGCCAGCGCCTGGCGCAGCTGGCACGCTGTTTCGACATCGACGTCCGTGACGCGCCACTGGCCAGCGCACGCGGCCCGATGGCTCACCCGGTGCCGCACACGGGCGTCGACAAGCTGGCTGACGAGGCGGCAGTACGCCAGTGGCTTCAGGGCAAGCAGGAGGTCTGGATCCAGCCCAAGGTCGATGGCGTGGCGGTCACGCTGGTCTACCGCCACGGCAGGCTGACCCGCCTGATCAGCCGCGGCGACGGCCGCCAGGGGCACGACTGGAGCCGGCACCTGCCCCATCTGTCGGCGTTGCCCCAGCACCTGCCCGAACCGCTCGACCTGGTGTTGCAGAGCGAGCTGTACACGTACCTGCCTGACCATGTCCAGGCGCACGCCGGCAGCCTGAACGCCCGTGGTCGTGTCGCCGGGCTGATGGCGCGTCGGCAGATGACCGATGCCGAGGGCAGCCACCTCCGCCTGTTCGTCTGGGAGTGGCCCGAGGGCCCAGAGACGCAGGCCGAGCGCCAAGCCCGCCTGGCCGCGCTGGGCTTCATCGACAGTGCGCGGTACAGCCTGCCGGTCAGCGACCTGGCCCAGGCGGCGCACTGGCGCGACCGGTGGTACCGCTCGCCGCTGCCGTTCGCCACCGATGGCGTCATTCTGCGCCAGGGCGTCCGCCCACCCGCCGCGCGCTGGCAGCCCGGAACGTCCCACTGGGTCGCCGCCTGGAAGCACCCCATCGCCCAGGCACTGGCCGAGGTGCGTGCCGTCGACTTCAGGATCGGTCGCACTGGGCGGATCACACCGGTCCTGCAGGTCGCCCCGGTCACCCTGGACGATCGCCGCGTGACCCAGGTCAGCGTCGGCTCCCTGGCCCGCTGGCAGCGCCTGGACATTCGTCCGGGCGATCAGGTCGCCATCGGCCTGGCCGGGCTGACCATTCCACGCCTGGACGACGTGGTGCATCGCAGTACCGAGCGCATTCCCTTGAGCGTGCCGGACCCGGCGCAGCACCACCCCTTGAGCTGTTGGCAGGCCAGCCCGCCCTGTCGCGAGCAGTTCCTGGCGCGCCTGGTCTGGATGACCGGCAGGCAAGGGCTGGACCTGCCAGGCATGGGCCGTGGCACCTGGTCGACCTTGATCGAGCATGGGCAGGTCACGTCCCTGGCCGACTGGCTGTCGCTGGATCGCGACACGCTGCTGAGCGTACCGGGAATCAGCGCCACACGCGCCGACCGCGTGCTGGCAGCGCTGGCCAAGGCCAAGGCGCAACCCTTCGAACGCTGGCTCCGGGCGCTGGGCGTACCGGCGCCCACGGCACTGCCCCTGGCTTCCGACTGGCAACGCCTGGCGGCGCAGACCCCGGCGCAGTGGCGCGCCAACCCGGGCGTGAGCGAAGCACGCGCCCGCCAGTTGCACGCCTTTTTCAACGATGAGCAGGTCGCGGGGCTGGCGGCGCAGCTCAAGGCGCAGGCGATCGAGGGTTTCTAA
- a CDS encoding transglycosylase, which translates to MISVLRPLAWALPVLALLAGCNGNDNAKPSTEPHAIATYVPADWQDLPAVSEDDLLAGFQSWRSGCEKLTRNPVWAPVCEAAATVPNDPSHVRAFLQQHLQVYGMRSAQNSADGLITGYYEPIYYGSLEQAGAANVPVYGVPPDMVTVDLASVYPELKGKRLRGRLEGNVLKPYDTADTIYRNGAQAPVLAWLTDPMDLQFLQIQGSGRIQLADGRLLRVGYADQNGHPYRPIGRWLVEQGELKKEDVTMGAIHAWAQAHPERVPELLASNPSYVFFSTRPDSNEGPRGSLNVPLTAGYSVAIDRKVIPLGSLLWLSTTRPDGSPVIRPVAAQDTGGAITGEVRADLFWGTGPLAGQLAGDMKQKGQIWLLWPKGAPLPDVPTVP; encoded by the coding sequence ATGATTTCTGTTTTGCGTCCATTGGCCTGGGCGCTTCCCGTGCTGGCCCTGTTGGCTGGCTGCAACGGCAACGATAACGCCAAGCCCTCGACCGAACCCCACGCCATCGCCACCTACGTTCCAGCCGACTGGCAGGACTTGCCGGCCGTCAGCGAGGACGACCTGCTGGCGGGCTTCCAGTCCTGGCGCAGCGGTTGCGAAAAGCTCACCCGCAACCCGGTCTGGGCGCCGGTCTGCGAGGCGGCGGCCACGGTACCGAACGACCCCTCTCACGTGCGCGCCTTCCTGCAGCAGCATCTCCAGGTCTATGGCATGCGCTCGGCACAGAACAGCGCCGACGGGCTGATCACCGGTTACTACGAACCCATCTACTACGGCAGCCTGGAACAGGCAGGGGCCGCCAACGTGCCGGTCTACGGCGTACCGCCGGACATGGTCACCGTGGACTTGGCAAGCGTTTACCCCGAACTCAAGGGCAAGCGTCTGCGCGGCCGGCTCGAAGGCAACGTGCTCAAGCCCTACGACACCGCCGACACGATCTACCGCAACGGTGCACAGGCCCCGGTACTGGCCTGGCTGACCGACCCGATGGACTTGCAGTTCCTGCAAATCCAGGGGTCCGGGCGCATCCAACTGGCCGATGGCCGACTGCTGCGCGTCGGTTACGCCGACCAGAACGGTCACCCTTATCGCCCGATCGGGCGCTGGCTGGTCGAGCAGGGTGAGCTGAAGAAGGAAGACGTCACCATGGGCGCCATCCATGCCTGGGCCCAGGCCCATCCCGAGCGCGTGCCGGAGCTGTTGGCGAGCAACCCCAGCTATGTGTTCTTCAGCACGCGCCCGGACAGCAACGAAGGGCCGCGTGGCTCGCTCAACGTTCCGCTGACGGCGGGCTACAGTGTGGCCATCGACCGCAAGGTGATTCCGCTGGGCAGCCTGTTGTGGCTGTCGACCACACGTCCGGATGGCAGCCCGGTGATTCGCCCGGTGGCGGCACAGGACACCGGCGGCGCCATCACCGGCGAAGTCCGCGCGGACCTGTTCTGGGGCACCGGCCCCCTGGCCGGACAACTGGCCGGCGACATGAAGCAGAAAGGCCAGATCTGGCTGCTGTGGCCGAAAGGCGCGCCGCTGCCGGACGTGCCCACGGTGCCTTGA